In one Agathobacter rectalis ATCC 33656 genomic region, the following are encoded:
- a CDS encoding tetratricopeptide repeat protein has product MCKIGSPLLSFLLCSLCTPLQNLIDNKILLYNSDNTISPIHDIDYRDLENIFENSPFRPMFSQYAYEFLNGKKTILEKQKLLCKLARNAEIVGWEHLNFRYGKMLARNKQYYDAQKVFSCLSASFNKLNIMNVIFIAINSYRTGEYNLAIEEFNTIDWNELQYNKVKFYYLFYIGKSYNNIGRTKQAAETLEEALKYVETNSREYVQTLNVLHMYYFEINDTVDKSKKYFNIIKNEYREMFPDIWANTMRGCHNFLKFDDAINVLCEAERLLNDELEIAYIKTTKGFLYAKNDQLSDAKEIFYESSRTIKKLRLHEYSYAANNYAICCMLEQNYQEAIEVLQEALLWNRTEYGNIVLQNHLMVCTLYLHQEQETERYYSFLKNYVEKYSQIDTIMKRKLYINLAIVSNELNLEIDKNSYLKQCESLVKGTSSEWRYYYLLNNNSNNNPIPRPKEQCSNTLYFEPWFLVYAHD; this is encoded by the coding sequence TTGTGTAAGATTGGCAGTCCATTATTAAGTTTTTTATTATGTTCCCTTTGTACACCGTTGCAAAACTTAATTGATAATAAAATTTTGTTGTATAACTCTGATAATACTATTTCTCCAATTCATGATATTGATTATAGGGATTTAGAGAACATCTTCGAAAACTCACCTTTTAGACCTATGTTTTCACAATATGCATATGAGTTTTTAAATGGAAAAAAGACTATTTTGGAAAAACAAAAATTACTCTGTAAACTTGCTCGTAATGCAGAAATTGTAGGTTGGGAACATCTCAATTTTCGTTATGGAAAAATGTTAGCACGAAACAAACAATATTATGATGCACAAAAGGTTTTTTCTTGTTTAAGTGCTTCGTTTAATAAATTAAATATTATGAATGTAATTTTTATTGCAATAAACTCTTATCGAACAGGAGAGTATAACCTTGCAATAGAAGAATTTAATACCATAGATTGGAATGAGTTACAATATAATAAAGTTAAATTTTATTATCTTTTTTATATTGGAAAAAGTTATAATAATATAGGAAGAACTAAACAAGCAGCAGAAACATTGGAAGAGGCACTAAAATATGTTGAAACAAATAGTCGTGAATACGTGCAAACTCTGAATGTATTGCATATGTACTATTTTGAGATAAATGATACAGTAGACAAATCAAAAAAATATTTTAATATAATAAAGAATGAGTATCGAGAAATGTTTCCAGATATTTGGGCAAATACTATGAGAGGTTGTCACAATTTTTTGAAATTTGATGATGCCATAAATGTATTGTGTGAAGCAGAAAGACTATTAAATGATGAGTTAGAAATTGCATATATAAAGACAACAAAAGGATTTCTTTATGCAAAAAATGATCAACTGTCTGATGCAAAGGAAATTTTTTATGAATCTTCCAGAACCATAAAAAAGCTTCGGCTTCATGAGTATTCATACGCTGCGAATAATTATGCAATCTGTTGCATGTTAGAGCAGAATTACCAAGAAGCAATAGAAGTACTTCAGGAGGCACTTCTATGGAATCGAACTGAGTATGGCAATATTGTATTACAAAATCATTTAATGGTGTGTACACTCTATTTGCATCAAGAGCAAGAAACAGAAAGATACTATAGTTTTTTAAAAAATTACGTGGAAAAATATTCTCAAATTGATACTATAATGAAAAGAAAATTATATATTAATCTTGCCATTGTAAGCAATGAACTTAATTTAGAAATTGATAAAAATAGTTATTTGAAACAATGTGAATCCTTAGTCAAGGGCACTTCTAGTGAATGGCGTTACTATTACTTATTGAATAATAACTCGAATAATAATCCGATACCACGCCCCAAGGAACAATGTTCAAATACATTGTACTTCGAACCTTGGTTTTTAGTGTACGCGCATGATTAA
- a CDS encoding DNA cytosine methyltransferase, producing the protein MPDIKLGSLFDGIGVFPLAASRCGIRPVWASEIEKAPISITKRHFPDMVHLGDITKVDGGKIPPVHIITFGSPCQNLSLIGNRSGLAGAKSSLFYQAFRIIQEMRDATDNLYPAIAVWENVMGAFSTNDRMDFRAVLSAFSDTEVPMPPSGRWGNAGMVRGGTPDVCWRLMDAQYWAGSRRLARRQRIFVVADFGGRRAADILFKPRPMLPLPPPCGEGGRAAAEGDRTASFETGRQIPVIHPFQCFRMRGAAKRQEETAFRNSFGLPTDPFPTLLASDVTPFAFWYEGDPEGGCIRFLTETESERLMGLPEGWTKYGADGVEIRPLQRYKALGNAIALPCADYIMAGIYEVLADRAGKEE; encoded by the coding sequence ATGCCGGACATTAAGCTGGGAAGCCTTTTCGACGGGATCGGCGTGTTCCCTCTGGCTGCTTCCCGGTGCGGTATCCGTCCGGTATGGGCCAGTGAGATTGAAAAAGCGCCCATCTCCATAACCAAAAGGCACTTTCCCGACATGGTGCATTTGGGGGATATTACGAAGGTGGACGGCGGGAAAATCCCACCTGTCCATATAATTACCTTCGGTTCCCCCTGTCAGAACCTTTCTCTGATCGGCAACCGCTCCGGCCTTGCCGGGGCAAAATCAAGCCTGTTCTATCAGGCGTTTCGTATCATACAGGAAATGAGGGATGCTACTGATAACCTATATCCAGCTATCGCTGTTTGGGAAAACGTCATGGGAGCGTTTTCTACAAATGACCGGATGGACTTTAGAGCCGTCCTATCCGCCTTCTCGGACACCGAAGTTCCAATGCCTCCTTCGGGAAGATGGGGAAACGCCGGAATGGTGCGAGGGGGAACGCCTGATGTGTGCTGGCGGCTCATGGACGCCCAGTATTGGGCAGGCTCCCGAAGGCTGGCACGAAGGCAGCGGATTTTCGTCGTGGCGGATTTTGGAGGCAGACGTGCCGCAGACATACTATTTAAGCCCCGTCCAATGCTCCCACTTCCTCCGCCTTGCGGAGAGGGCGGGCGGGCCGCCGCCGAAGGAGATCGAACAGCTTCTTTTGAAACAGGGCGGCAGATACCAGTCATCCACCCCTTTCAGTGCTTCCGTATGCGGGGAGCGGCAAAAAGGCAGGAAGAAACGGCCTTCCGAAACAGCTTCGGATTACCAACTGACCCTTTTCCCACTCTTTTAGCCAGTGATGTAACGCCCTTTGCCTTCTGGTATGAGGGCGACCCGGAGGGCGGCTGTATCCGTTTTCTGACGGAAACGGAAAGCGAACGGCTGATGGGGCTGCCGGAGGGCTGGACAAAGTACGGGGCGGACGGCGTGGAGATCCGGCCTCTGCAACGCTACAAGGCGCTGGGAAACGCGATTGCCCTCCCTTGCGCCGATTACATTATGGCCGGGATTTATGAGGTGCTGGCTGACCGGGCCGGAAAGGAGGAATGA
- a CDS encoding antirestriction protein ArdA has translation MFEAYITNTALYPLMGIEVGTTVHFPMTTQELQAALAKIGIDGKRYSEVFFTSFDSDVLGLYDHLYECENIDELNELGHALLEVRDKGGLETFEAALVLGNHTRSVKDLINLTQNLDLYRFYPDISDDEGLGRLYADELGTIDIPEHIQNYFDYEAYGRDVRINEGGVFAPGGYVSAVPEGFKEYYHGPQDIPPEHRIFAYPEKAEPVHSILAALKRFQEAPPAPKKDKAGPSHEER, from the coding sequence ATGTTTGAAGCCTATATAACCAATACAGCCCTGTACCCCTTGATGGGGATCGAGGTAGGGACAACGGTACATTTCCCCATGACGACACAGGAGTTGCAGGCCGCCCTTGCCAAAATCGGGATAGACGGGAAACGGTACAGCGAAGTGTTCTTTACCAGCTTTGACAGTGATGTGCTGGGGCTCTACGATCATCTCTACGAATGTGAGAACATCGACGAGCTGAACGAGCTGGGCCACGCCCTGCTGGAAGTACGGGATAAGGGCGGACTGGAAACCTTTGAAGCCGCTCTTGTCTTGGGAAACCACACACGGAGCGTGAAGGATTTGATAAACCTGACCCAGAACCTTGACCTGTACCGCTTTTACCCGGATATTTCTGATGATGAAGGGCTGGGCCGTCTTTACGCCGACGAGCTTGGGACCATCGACATACCGGAGCACATTCAGAACTACTTCGATTATGAGGCATACGGGCGGGATGTGCGTATCAACGAGGGCGGCGTATTCGCTCCCGGTGGGTACGTGTCGGCAGTCCCGGAGGGCTTCAAGGAGTATTACCACGGGCCGCAGGACATTCCGCCGGAACACCGGATATTTGCCTATCCTGAAAAGGCCGAGCCTGTCCACTCCATTCTCGCTGCACTCAAACGGTTTCAAGAAGCCCCGCCCGCTCCGAAAAAGGACAAGGCGGGGCCTTCCCATGAAGAACGGTAA
- a CDS encoding PcfB family protein, which yields MQEEVNQKTVALSIRTTKLTGKVLAAALGKVVRALQKHHRKALTPQGRQSVKKLMNHYGGKSAMPYVGAPKDFDRIAKEFHVDYAFHKVSPGHYLLFFKANQADAITAAFQKYSAKVLNKEQDKASILGQLRKFTEQIRTQAKEKQRTREAVKDGR from the coding sequence ATGCAGGAAGAAGTAAACCAAAAAACGGTTGCCCTTTCGATCAGGACAACGAAGCTCACAGGAAAAGTGCTGGCTGCCGCTCTTGGCAAGGTGGTTCGGGCGCTGCAAAAGCACCACCGGAAGGCGCTGACCCCGCAGGGACGCCAGAGCGTGAAAAAGCTGATGAACCACTATGGCGGCAAAAGTGCCATGCCCTATGTGGGAGCTCCAAAGGATTTTGACCGGATCGCGAAGGAGTTCCATGTGGACTACGCTTTCCATAAAGTGAGCCCCGGTCATTACCTGCTGTTTTTCAAAGCCAATCAGGCGGACGCTATCACGGCGGCCTTCCAGAAGTACAGCGCAAAGGTGCTGAATAAAGAGCAGGACAAGGCTTCCATCCTCGGCCAGCTTCGGAAATTCACGGAGCAGATCAGGACACAGGCAAAGGAAAAGCAGCGAACCAGAGAGGCGGTGAAGGACGGACGTTGA
- the ltrA gene encoding group II intron reverse transcriptase/maturase — translation MNRKLCAPADRAQSWESIDWKKAEAYVKKLQMRIVKAQKDGHYNKVKTLQWLLTHSFYAKALAVKRVTSNKGKNTAGVDHELWKTPKGKFEAIEKLKRRGYKPQPLRRVYIPKKNGKLRPLSIPTMTDRAMQTLYKFALEPLAETLADPNSYGFRIGRSTHDAIGQCFNDLCRAGSPQWILEGDIKGCFDHISHNWLLANIPMDKKMLGKWLKCGFVETKKLFPTEEGTPQGGTISPVLMNMTLDGLERILKERFPMRRTVAGKTVYDQINFVRYADDFIVTGKSPETLRNEVMPLIKDFLAERGLQLSEEKTVITHISDGFDFLGQNVRKYNGKLLIKPSKNAIKSFLKKVRTIVRENKTATQDLLIRKLNPVIRGWVNYHRYVVSADIFGLVDHRIFECLWRWACRRHKRKGRKWIANKYWHHIDNRTWTFATEPAFRSKDFDEKYLKLEYAANTKIIRFRKIAAEANPFDEKWTGYYEERDGERMLNSTKGREKLVKIWNNQKRCCPVCGERITSETGFKTHFNTENNRKWPAIMVHPWCHRNLHEPNYLI, via the coding sequence ATGAACAGGAAACTGTGTGCGCCTGCTGACAGGGCACAAAGCTGGGAATCCATTGATTGGAAGAAGGCGGAGGCCTATGTTAAAAAGCTGCAAATGCGTATCGTAAAGGCTCAAAAAGACGGTCATTACAACAAGGTGAAAACCCTGCAATGGCTGTTGACGCACTCTTTCTATGCCAAGGCATTGGCGGTAAAGCGTGTGACAAGTAATAAAGGCAAAAACACTGCTGGTGTAGACCATGAATTATGGAAAACGCCAAAGGGCAAATTCGAGGCGATTGAAAAACTCAAACGCCGGGGCTATAAGCCCCAACCTCTCAGACGGGTGTACATCCCGAAGAAAAACGGAAAATTACGCCCGCTGAGTATTCCGACGATGACAGACCGCGCCATGCAGACATTATATAAGTTTGCATTGGAACCATTGGCAGAAACTCTAGCAGACCCGAACTCCTACGGTTTTAGAATTGGAAGAAGCACACACGACGCTATCGGGCAATGCTTCAACGATTTATGCAGAGCCGGTTCTCCACAATGGATTTTGGAAGGAGATATTAAAGGGTGCTTCGACCACATCAGCCATAACTGGCTGTTGGCAAACATTCCAATGGATAAGAAAATGCTCGGGAAATGGCTGAAATGCGGTTTTGTGGAAACCAAAAAGCTCTTTCCAACAGAGGAAGGAACCCCACAGGGCGGCACAATATCGCCAGTCTTGATGAACATGACCTTAGACGGTCTGGAGCGGATTCTAAAAGAAAGATTCCCTATGAGACGGACGGTGGCAGGTAAAACTGTTTACGACCAGATTAACTTCGTGCGATATGCCGACGACTTTATCGTTACCGGAAAAAGCCCGGAAACTCTACGTAACGAGGTTATGCCGCTCATCAAGGACTTTCTGGCGGAACGCGGCCTGCAACTCTCCGAGGAAAAAACGGTAATCACACATATCAGCGACGGTTTTGATTTTCTTGGGCAGAACGTTCGGAAATACAACGGAAAATTGCTCATTAAGCCGTCAAAGAATGCGATAAAATCCTTCCTCAAAAAAGTGCGGACTATCGTTAGGGAGAACAAAACAGCCACACAGGACTTGCTCATTCGCAAGTTAAATCCTGTCATTCGTGGTTGGGTCAACTACCATCGCTATGTAGTTTCTGCGGATATTTTTGGATTGGTTGACCACAGGATTTTCGAGTGCCTATGGAGGTGGGCTTGCCGCAGACACAAGCGAAAAGGTAGGAAATGGATTGCCAACAAATACTGGCACCATATTGATAACCGAACGTGGACGTTTGCAACAGAGCCTGCTTTCCGCAGTAAAGATTTCGATGAAAAATACCTCAAGCTGGAATACGCGGCAAATACTAAAATCATCCGATTCAGGAAAATCGCCGCCGAAGCTAACCCATTCGATGAAAAATGGACGGGATATTATGAGGAACGTGACGGAGAAAGAATGCTGAACAGTACCAAAGGACGGGAAAAACTCGTTAAAATCTGGAACAACCAGAAACGGTGCTGCCCTGTATGCGGAGAAAGAATTACATCCGAAACAGGATTCAAGACGCATTTTAACACCGAAAACAACAGGAAATGGCCCGCTATTATGGTACATCCCTGGTGTCATCGAAATCTGCATGAGCCAAACTACTTGATTTGA